A genomic segment from Microbulbifer elongatus encodes:
- a CDS encoding sulfatase-like hydrolase/transferase produces MDVLRILAVALLTLVASGASAAAAENIEKPNIVVILADDLGYADVGFNGSKDIVTPNLDKLANEGMTFSEAYTAHPFCGPSRAALMTGRYPHKIGSQFNLPVRGSFVGVPTEEKFISKVLQDNGYFTGAVGKWHLGEAPEFHPNRRGFDEFYGFLGGGHNYFPELFNKLYAKQKAQGLTNIDPYIRPLEHNGKEIEENEYITDALSREGVNFVRKAADTGKPFFLYMAYNAPHSPLQAKQEDMAKFPGIKNKDRRTYAGMVYAMDRGVGDLVETLKSTGQLDNTLIVFFSDNGGDKRYGANNNPLREGKGSVFEGGFRTPMVMHWPRQIKAGSRFEHPIKALDLFPTFAGLAGASLEPDNKLDGKNIFPFLKTGEAPHKDELIFALRHRGSYSDAAVRRNEWKAVKVGEDSPWKLFNIEQDKEETRDLAEKHPLMLRDMVREMEVWSWDNAQPGWFHLHDEGALWRQHGMPRFDKTFSID; encoded by the coding sequence ATCTGGGTTACGCAGATGTTGGCTTCAACGGTTCGAAAGATATTGTCACTCCAAATCTGGACAAGCTTGCCAATGAAGGGATGACCTTCAGTGAGGCCTATACCGCCCACCCATTTTGCGGGCCCAGCCGAGCGGCGTTGATGACCGGCCGTTACCCTCACAAGATCGGCTCCCAGTTCAATCTGCCGGTACGTGGTTCTTTTGTGGGGGTGCCCACGGAAGAAAAGTTTATCAGTAAAGTGTTGCAAGATAATGGCTACTTTACTGGAGCCGTGGGCAAATGGCACCTGGGAGAGGCGCCGGAGTTCCATCCAAATCGACGCGGCTTCGACGAGTTTTACGGCTTTCTGGGTGGTGGTCACAACTACTTTCCCGAGCTGTTCAATAAGCTATATGCCAAGCAGAAAGCACAGGGGCTCACCAATATCGATCCCTACATCAGACCGCTCGAACACAACGGAAAGGAAATAGAAGAGAACGAATACATCACCGATGCTCTGTCCCGTGAGGGCGTCAATTTTGTGCGTAAAGCCGCAGACACCGGAAAGCCGTTTTTTCTGTACATGGCCTACAACGCGCCCCATTCGCCACTGCAAGCCAAACAGGAAGATATGGCGAAGTTTCCCGGTATCAAGAACAAAGATCGCAGGACCTACGCCGGCATGGTGTACGCCATGGATCGCGGCGTTGGCGATCTGGTGGAAACACTCAAGAGCACCGGGCAGCTGGACAACACCCTGATTGTCTTCTTTAGCGATAACGGCGGTGATAAAAGATATGGTGCCAACAACAATCCGCTGAGAGAAGGGAAGGGCAGTGTATTTGAAGGCGGTTTCCGCACGCCGATGGTGATGCATTGGCCGCGACAGATTAAGGCGGGATCGCGCTTTGAGCATCCGATAAAAGCGCTGGACCTGTTCCCGACCTTTGCTGGCCTCGCCGGTGCGTCACTGGAGCCTGACAATAAGCTCGATGGAAAGAATATTTTCCCCTTCCTGAAAACCGGTGAGGCGCCCCACAAGGATGAACTGATCTTCGCACTGCGCCACCGCGGCAGCTATAGTGACGCCGCAGTGCGTCGCAATGAATGGAAGGCGGTCAAGGTAGGCGAAGACTCTCCCTGGAAGCTGTTCAATATTGAACAGGACAAAGAAGAAACGCGTGACCTTGCTGAAAAGCACCCGTTGATGCTGCGCGATATGGTGCGTGAGATGGAGGTATGGTCGTGGGATAACGCACAGCCGGGTTGGTTCCACCTTCATGATGAAGGGGCATTGTGGCGTCAACACGGAATGCCACGCTTTGATAAAACCTTTTCAATAGACTGA